The sequence TTTTGTCCCGCCGCCCTTCGCCGCAGACGCGATTCTTGAAGGCATTGACGCTGGACTGGACCTGGTTGTTTGCATCACGGAAGGCATTCCCGTTCGCGACATGGTGAAGGTGAAGCGCGCGATGGAAGGAAAGAAAACGCGGCTTATCGGTCCGAACTGCCCTGGCGTCGTCACGCCGGGTGAGGGCAAGGATTCGCACGGCGGCTGCCGCATTGGCATTTCGCCGGGTTACATCCACAAGAAGGGAAATATCGGCGTTGTTTCCCGCTCGGGAACCTTGACCTACGAAGCCGTGTGGCAGCTCACGTGCCGCGGTGTTGGCCAGTCCACCTGCGTTGGAATCGGCGGCGATCCTGTCAACGGCACGTCACATCTCGATGTCATCAAGATGTTCAACGACGATCCCGAAACCCATGGCATCATCATGATCGGCGAAATCGGCGGGAGCGCGGAAGAAGAGGCTGCAGATTGGATTCGGCAGCATTGTAAAAAACCTGTGGCGGGGTTTATCGCAGGGACCACAGCGCCGCCGGGACGCCGCATGGGGCACGCCGGTGCAATCGTCAGCGGAGGCAAGGGAACCGCAGCGGCGAAGATTGCTGCGTTCAAGGAAGCTGGAATCGGGATTGCCGTTACCCCTTCGGAAATGGCGGACACGCTGTTGAAGATGATGTGACCCAACCCGCCTGGCGCGGCGTTCACACCTGCAAACGCAGCGGGCTGGCTCAATGATATGACGCCGCCTGATTTCTTCCTGAGCATCTCCCGATGCTGCGCGACACGATGAACGCCGTTGATTTCATCCTGAACGTCGTCGGCATCCTGCTTTGGTTGGGCTGGCGCGCGATGGGGGCCGACCTTCTGGCAGGCGCGACGCCCGCAACCCTTGCGGGAACGGTGAGGCGCACCAAGCCGAGGAACTTTCAGCGTGGCCAATTCGTTTTCTTTCTCGCGATTCTGCTTCTTGTCCGCGCATTGCTTTATGTGGCGATCGGCCCGGCCCTCAATTGGGTCCCCAAGCTCGACCTTGGCGTCATCCATTTGCCATTCCGATCTCACGCCTTCCCGGAGCAGCTCGTATTTTCATTTTTGAGCTTTGCGCGCGCGCTTGTGATCTTCCACTTCTGGCTCATGATCCTCGCTGCCATCAATAGTCGCGTTGCGAATCCCGATCCTGTTCATCGTCTGATCCTCCTCCAGCTCGGACGCGCAGCAATGCTGCCGACATGGTTGCAATTGATCCTGCCTGTGTTTGCTGTCGCGCTGCTCTGGTTGTGCGCGCTGCCCCTGGTGACTCGAATGGAAATGGTTCCGTGGCCGTCGTCACGATTCAACCTTGCTCTGCAATGCGGCCTCGTCGGCGCGTGCCTCTACCTGAGCCTTGCGGCCTTGGTTCCGCTGTTCCTGCTGCTGCACTGGATCTCCAGCT is a genomic window of Verrucomicrobiia bacterium containing:
- the sucD gene encoding succinate--CoA ligase subunit alpha, with amino-acid sequence MAILITPQTKVLVQGITGSFGARHAQLSLAYGTQIVAGVTPGKGGQSFENKVPIFDTVSQAVKQTGATASAIFVPPPFAADAILEGIDAGLDLVVCITEGIPVRDMVKVKRAMEGKKTRLIGPNCPGVVTPGEGKDSHGGCRIGISPGYIHKKGNIGVVSRSGTLTYEAVWQLTCRGVGQSTCVGIGGDPVNGTSHLDVIKMFNDDPETHGIIMIGEIGGSAEEEAADWIRQHCKKPVAGFIAGTTAPPGRRMGHAGAIVSGGKGTAAAKIAAFKEAGIGIAVTPSEMADTLLKMM